Within Anopheles ziemanni chromosome 2, idAnoZiCoDA_A2_x.2, whole genome shotgun sequence, the genomic segment CTCCAGAGGGCCGCCGTGTTCGATCTAGAAATTGGATTGGTCTCTTCGTGagcaatgaaacgaaaaaggcACAAACCTCACCGCGATAAGTAACTTACCCGACACGTTCCCGGAACAAGGGACTGATTGTTTCTGGTGCACATGACCTTGTTACTACTTTGTAGCTCACAGGAACTGCTATCGGCTCGCATTCGCGTCAAGACCAAGGTGTTGTCTGTGGTAAACATATTCCAAGATCGTTTATGAAAGGATTGGTGAAGTGAAAATGACGATTTGATGACGatgaaatagttttaaattgTACAGGATAATTGGTTATACCTGTCACTAAACAGGTTGATTTTGTTAGTAGTCTAaaaggttccttttttttttgtaaaaaatattacgTAGTCTATCAGTTAGTTTGATCTACTTACTGCTGGAATTCGGTGCATCTTCCATGACAAAGTTGTTCATATTATAAGGACCCAGTCCGGCCATTTCATAGAACGGTAGCTCCACCGATTCCGTGTTCATAATACAGGCTGGCAATGCGTTTGGTTGAATACTGggagtagaaaaagaaaataacggaATTAGACTGGGTCACTTAATGGCCGATCGGTAGAATGTTTTTCTACTTACTTAACGTTCGTCTGCAACTTCACAAGTGCAATGTCGTTCTCTACCACGGCATCGTTTCGGTAGTTCGGGTGTTTGATAAACCGTTCAATTTTGATAACCTGCGCATGCGGATGATCCTGAAAGATGTCCAAATCGCCTACCTTGACGTAGTCTGGCGTTTTGTTCAGAACGAAACGATCGCAGTGCGCCACCGTGAGCACGTAGTTTTCGTTGATCAGCACCCCGCCGCAGTTCCACTGTATCCGCCCGTTAGCGGTGCTGTAGCCCAGGTAGACGCGATGCTTCGCCACCGTTTCCAGGTCCATGTAGCTTTTCTCCGGCTCGACGAACAGCTTGTCACCGAGGCGGTTCGCGATCATTGCCGTCTCGATCTCGCGCTGGTTGAGGTGGCGTGCAGAACaggctgtttgtttttcgagtACAATCGTCAGTGGCAGTTAGCTACATAGTTACCAGCTCGCATCAAGTTCACTCACCTCTGGAGTCGTACGAGTTGCCCGTTTCCGTTTGTATCCAGCTAATGTAGGACGATACCCGAGTGTAGACGGCCGGCGTACCGGTGCCACAGAATCGCCCGAACGAGGTAACGCCCACGATGAACGGCACCAGTCGGTTGTTGGCCATCAGCTTGATCTGGAGTGGCCCACCGGAATCGCCGTAGCACGTGTCCATCCTGGGATCCGATGCACACATCTGCTGCTCGATTAGTCCCTGGCGACGACGGCGGGCGGCTGGGTAGAATTGAGTGCACGCGGCGTTAGTGACCGGCGAGAGCTCTACCTTCAAGAGGATCGGTGTACGTTCACCGGCGAATCGGGTTAAGCCGAACCCAGCCGCTTCCATCCGACGGAACGGTATACGCGACCCGGTCCAGAGGCAGCCGGGTAGTACGGCACTGGTTAGTGTGGCGGCGCGGTCGAGCGTAACGAGCGCTATGTCGTGGTATTCGGCACGGAACTCGTGCTCCGGATGGCGCTTGAAGCTCTCGATACCGAACTCTTGCGCAAACTGGTTTTCTGGATCGTACAGTCTAGCCGTAATGTCAATCACTCCTAAACGAACGATGGTTGGCGGTATGCTGCAAGTTGAAGGACATATACGATAATAATAGAATCTCAGAAATGATAATACGCCATCGCAGGTTAAACCGGGTACGTCACTCTGTGACATTTATGCAATTTCCTTCCGTATTTTTCGTGGCTTGCTAGGGTTCATGGGCTTAAACGCATCACTTACCCGTCGTCATTAACCGCACAATGGGCAGCGGTAAGGACGTGGCGTGGAGTGATTAGGGATCCACCGCAATCGAAGCTAATCGAGCCATTGGCCAGCGGCCAACCGATCGCGGCCATATGTGCGAATTCACCCTGTCTGACCGGAACGCCGTAGATCGGATACACGAGATAGTAATCACCATACTTGTGGTAGCGCAGGTGACAATCTGGAACAGCAGGCGGTGAGCGATAAATCCCTCTAATTAGATAGACCCAGACGCGCTCCGATCGATAGAACGACGACTACAAACTCACCATTCAGTGTCTGGCGTACCGTCGGCATAAACGCTTTGTTGATATCCGTCGGGAATATCTGTTCCGCCGGTTGAATCCGACAATGGGCAACGTGAAGGAAACCGAATAGCACAGCCAGCAACAACCTGCGATTGCTTTCCGGCTTGCGGATGGATTTATTAATCCCCGCCATCACTACTGCGCCTGACAGAAGCACCGTCTTCTAAGGAAGCGACCGGTCGTGCTCACAGTTAGCTCGATACTGGATCCGTCCAAAACGGTTTCCCCCCGTCGAGAGTATAAACATCCGCATCTCTACACGCACACAATAACTTTACCCGGACGACGAAGATCAACACCTTCTCGCGGGGCGACGATCGACGATTTGATCGTGATGCATTTTTATGTCGGTCGTTTCAGGGAACTTTTTGGACCGAATGATGACCGAggggtagtggtggtggtattgTTGactagtttttaaattttttctgAATGATAGCCATTGATTCACACAGAAACCCATGTGTAATTAGTGTGGCGACGTTGTGTGAAACCACATTAGCCGAGACATCTTGCTCCAAAGACTGGTAATTAACTTCAAACCGATGTGTGTAGGGAATTACATTCACGCTGCAAAAtattatattgtttttttgtgatttcatgtgattttttcttttatgtgatagaaaaacaattaaaatttaaattattctaaTGGAGTGTGCTGATGTAATAACAAAAAGCCCTCGGATACCAAATAGAAAACATGAACCCGATGAAACCGAACAATCAAATTATTACCTCATCTTTTCATGCATATTGTGAAAACAATAAAGCATAGCCAACTAATCCTAATTATTATTCGTTTCGCAAATTTTATGCATATCTATTTTTTGATCtaactatttttaattttcgggCAATTTTAAACTCACAGCCCGAGTAAGCTGATGCGttgaaaatatgataaaattGAACTGTGAATGTGGAGTTGTTAGCTCTCTACTTGTATGGTCTGTCCCacttaagaaataaaatgatgATAGAAATTCAGCGAGCTAAGAAGTAGGCCGGGGATTTCCAACTACGACAACGAACTGACATCATTTCAGCTGGAAATCAAACATCTTTATTTGCTTAAATTTTGAATCGTCGCAAAAGCTTcgaaaaacatcgttcaatTTCAATGATGACAGCTTATTACATTCTTTATTAAGTACATTGAAGCCAGAAATTCggttttatcatttattttaagtatttaaatcaatcacCGATCCAAAAATCATACATTTAGTTGTGATCTTGTCttaatatttaaatcaaatcCTCTGTCATGTTAATAAACATTTCCGAATCATGTAAAACGTGTGAGGTTAACCTTGAGCTGCCACCGAACATTCGCCACTGCCCTCTGGGTGGTTTCATATTAGGCAAAACCATCTAACTGGTTTTTGGTCGGGAAGAACGAACGAATACTCTGGGAATTTTGGTCGTTTCCACGTGCTCACGATCAGTGACGTCGGTTCCGCGGTGGGAAGGTTCAACGCAATTGATCTTGCTCGACGTCTTCTCCAGTTAGTAGCGGCTAAAACAACCTGTAAAATGAAAGGACATAAAAATGCGAGCAACAGGAAAACACATCCATGTgtgtttaacacgttaagcgctacgcgcAAATTGTACTACTtcccgttctgccagcgattcgtagaaacgccggcctaatcaacgggctctgtcggcctgagcagaccgacgccggcttacggggaagaacactgtcggccccacggggccgacgtagcgcttaacgtgttaacgaATGGTCGTAAAACggattcgttttattttggcTTACCAGCAGCATCTAGCGGAAGATTGGTGACCGTTTCCAGCCACTCGTAGTAGGAACCGTAGCGTGTGTAAACGGCCGGACTTTTGACACCACACGCCTTCCCAATCGATCGGTGGCCAATCAGGAAGGGTACTCTTTTCCCGTTTTGCGTGACCGTGTACTGCAGCGGTGAGCTGTGCAGGGTCTAAATAAAGATGCAAATCATCTCATGTGGTTAGCAGACAAGCGGGAAGGAAGAAACTTGCTAAATAACACCAATTGCTACACTTACCGAGCATTCCTTCGTGTTTGGGTTCATCGCACAGAAACAACATAGCAGCACGCCAAAGCGTAGCTTCGGAATGGGATTGTAGTATTCGTGGCACTTGTCGGATGCCACCACGTCCAGGTCCGTCGTTTGCAGTGATAGCCCGCGACCATTCGAACCATCCCCTACCAGCTGCACCGTGCCCCGCTGGATGTGCGGTCGTAGAACGCAAGCCGGTTTGAACGTGCCGGGATTGACGCTGTCGGGGTTTCTATCCAGGAAAAAGATGGCCATATTGTGGTACTCGAACTGCGGTTTGTAGCGATAGTGCAGCGTGTGGTTGGCGATGCGAAGGTTCAGGGCGTTGTTTGTGCCCGCCCCGAAGCGTGCCGTGTCGAGCGGTGGTTGATTCTTTCCCGTGGCACAGTGTGCCCCGGCCACCACGATGTTCCGGCCGAGGTACGACCCACCGCATCGGAACTCGCGCGTTCCATCTGCACGGGTAGAACCAAGAAGCACCTGCGTTCATACCGATATCATAATTTTAAAAGGGGTTTTGAATGTTTGCCCTCTTGACTTGATTTTATGAACTTACAATGTGCGACGTTTCGTCGTTGCTTTGAGATGCCGCTCTTTGACCAACAGTGGCCTGAGGATGTAATGTGAGAAACACGTAAAGCAAcgaaaacagcaacaacgCGAACGACCTCATCTTGCCACCACGATCGAAACACGAAGACTGCGTGCAACGGACGCGACAGAACGTACCTGGAACCTGTCGGATCTGGTTGTTCAGAGGTATTGGTGATGGGACATCCCCCGCCGGGGGTTGGTTCAACACTCGTGCATAGTATCATGTGTTGCTGAACCGGAATTGTCAGCCAGACTAGTTTACTACGTTCAATCCGTGCCAAGTAAATGGGATGGGGTCAAATGGTTTACAAGATTGGCAACCATTCTGAGATAAGTACCGCGAAAAAAGAGAAGCATTGTTCACATCCTCAATGAATGAGAAATTTGTGCTTGCGAAAAGCGGTTCTAGCGTCAACATTAtaatataaaaaatcaaattaatgcATAAATCCAAGTGCAGAGCTTTATTGTTTTTAGTGCGATTTATAAAGATGTACGGAAAAACCAAagcgtttgtttcgtttttaattaGTTCGAATTACGTTAATTTGAGagtttattatatttattttaaagtagCCATAAATAGAAACTCGAAATTCATCAATATGTTGAGATAATTTATGCCTtcttttatgaatttatgaaacaccacaccacaggtgtgggatcgaatctcgagtctggcaccctccagtattacgaacggctgaccaccgatctataatataccgtctttcggtcacacaaactctcttcggagggaggccttgtcccactaggggatgtcgtgccacttaaataaaaaaaaataaacaaataaaatttgttcgtatgtttttataatttttaccatttgttcaataaatatgttttgggccataggatatttttatgttttgcttaaTGCAACATCAATTAAAGCTAGTGTTTaacaaattcattcattcataacAAGTTAAGTATATAACGGAAATTAAATATTGCATAGGTTATACTTTTTATAAGTATTCAAGTAAAACTCCGAAAATCCattgacattttattttcattgataATTATAATTACGGTTCTTTAAACGGTAATAAGTGTAGGAATATCCTTTTGAACTACATAGAATGTTCGTTTCTCTCCAAGAAGACCCCAGATTACTGCAATATTCTCGATCACAAAATTGACCGGAATGGTGCAGATTACACCTACTGCACATAGTAGAAAGTATCGTAGCTTAAACCGTAACAGTGAGAACGACTTGATCATACCGAATAAGTACATGTAAATTGTAACGCTGGTGATAAACGCACAAACCATATCGAGCAGTTTGGAAGATGGTATGGGGTAGATGGTAGCAAGCACTAAGTTTAACGACGACAGGGGCAGCGTGATCCAGGAGCACAGGTTGATGCCGAGCAGGAACTTGTTGTACAGCGGGATCGCCGATGAACAGACCACGAGCAGAATGCCCTGAAGCCAGCGTTTCCTCTGCCGGAGCAAATCTTGCAGGGTGAAAGGGGACTTTTCGTGCATTTCTCCTTCGATGAAGTTAAAAGTGTAGCCGCGGGCGAAGGCTCGCATCGCGAAATAGCAATCCTCCGCTACGGATCCCTCAGGACCGTGATCGAATGAGACATCCTTTTCGGCAACCAGCTGCGTCACCACGTACGATCCTTTCCAGCCGAACAACGGCCTATGGAACAGCTTGAACTGCAACCGCAGCTTCCCCATATCATCCGACACTCGGTAGCTATCCGCTAGCGTTGTCAGCCAGTTGACTATGGGTTCGTTTGCGTAGGTAATCATCCCCTGCCCAAACGGGTGCTTCCCGTCCAGCACAAAGTTTATAATGCCCCGCACGCTATCCTTCGTCAGCAGGGTTTCTTCGTCCAGGTGCACTACCCAGTGTTCGTCATGTAACACATTGACTTCATCCTCGAGGCAGTACTGCAGTGCACGCGCTTTGAACAACGCACCAGTTTTCGTGTGATAACGAGGTGGCACTATGATCTCGCGAATCCATCGATCGCGCCCGAGCCCAATCGGCCTGTCGGTGATGACTTCGATGTGGAACTTTTCCAGACCCGTTTCGAGACAAGTGTTCAAGTTCCGAAGGACGTTTCTCCTTACCAGGTTCGGATAATCACCGCGCGTCACGACTCGCACACAGATCGGCGGGCAATACAATGGAGAACCGTTGAGGATAACCTGATCCGGAAAAGCATTATAAAGCACCAGCCCGAATAAATTGAACAGCGTCTGCGGCAGGGCTAGGATGATTGGTAGTCGCAGAAGATATAGTATCCACGTGCCCAACACTCCGTAGCTAACCCATGGATCAAAGGAGTCAAAAGTGCTGTCGTCCTTACTTCCGGAATACAGCATAAACATCACAACTATCGAAAATAGCAGCAGACAATGTAGGACATGCTTCATGATGGAATTCAACATGTTGCAACAGCATTCTGTCCGGTTTCGATCATCCTCACACAGATACTTCTCTTCTtcaatctttcttttttcgtagGGTTCGTCTCTTGTTTGACTTTTGCTACATTTGAACGTTCTGTTGATTTTTAGATTTGAGTaactttgaaaaaatattatggTTGCTTTGATGTAACTGATGCATAGCGAGGCGTACGTAGATAATAttgtaaaaatgatttaaaaaggaGGCACATAACTCCGCAAAGGGTCCCAAAGGTCTACAAACTGTTGGGTTCCGAATTGAAGTAATCTGCCTGTGACCCGTTACAATGCTTGTAAGTAGGTCGAAATTTGAGATAAATCATTTTATCTTGCATTGTTTTGCTAACCTATAACTTGTTATCAATAGCTAATGCCCTGCACTATCATTAAACTTATGCTATATAACAAAAGATATGTTCGATTCAATTTGTGATAAGCTTACGATTGCATGAATGTCCAGATATAGCTCTATCACAAGATAAGCCAAAAAGTGAAGATCATCTCAACAAGCTATTTGTCTGATAAGAACAATAAGTGCAACTTAGGCGTGTGGGAGCTTAACGATTCGTTCGATTGTCATTTTTATTGACAAGTTTTTTAATCTTATCGCTACAAAATAACCCTAGCCCTGGGGGAATGTAAGCTATTTTGatcatttgtttggttttcagAAGGACtgactttattttctttttcttccgtaATAACCTCGTCCATCAGATTAAGGTAGTGAACTTTGGGCAATCATTGCTTGCGTCAGACGGCGACGATTTGGCTCAGTGCATCAGTAAGTGGTTGGACGTTCCTCTCAATCCACCGTTGGTTGGCCATCAGCTGGTAATCGATCTCCGATGCAGCTGATGGAGCGAACTGTGATACTGCCGACGACAGCAGACTAATGTCGGACGGGTCCGTTACGTAATGGGATACCTCCAGGAGGAATTTGGAAATCGTAGTGGGATTTAAATTGGAGCtggaaaagagaagaaattgGGATTGAACATAAGATAATTTTGGTTCGATTCATCTCGAGTCTAACGAGTAACTTACCTCTGACGTCGGGAGAGGTCCGAGGTGAGTGATTGAATCAAATCCCCAGGAGCAACCTTGGATCCCACGATCAAACGGTACAGAGCGTTTGTACGTTCTGCTTCGTCGAGATCAAACAGGTATCGGACACCTTGAACATTTTTACCCGTGCAGTCTACCGTTTCCCGAATGTATTTCCTCGCGAACGGATCATCTGCTTGGCTTTCCATCTCATAAGACATTTGTTCCGCAAACTCTTTTCGTTCGTCGGCTCTGGCCAAGCGGAGTCCACTGCACACCAAGGCACGATCGTTGGCGTTGTAGAAGTTTTCGACACTTCTTGCTTTAACATTGACACTGGCCATGGCGGCGCTCTTGCAGGATTCGCTAGCACTGCAAGCCAGCTCGATCGCAATCGATCTGAGCTCTTCATCGTTGGCCGACTCGTGTGATCGTTTGGCAAAGCTGTACTTTTCGAGCAGTGGTGCAGCCAGTTGTTCGGCGAAAGTCTCCAACATCTCCGAAGCCTTTGCATTGCCGCGCAGCATTGTCTTTAGATACCGCAGGTTCTCGTACGCCACCATCCATGGGACGTAATCGGTTTCGTCGCGGAGATAGCTCATCAGCTTCAAGGCTGCACTATAGTCTCCTCCATCACGATATGCGATGTTCAACGTGTCGTCGATCAGGCGAGCACGAGCCGCCGGTTGTATTGAACCATGATCGGTAGTCAAACGCTGGATGAGCTCGTCCAGCAGTGGTTCTTCGTACGAGATGCGGTAGTAACCGGTCGAGTGAGGATTGAATGTCACAGTTTCTCCCTCGGCAAGTGGGATACTGTACGAAACCTCCGAGATGTGCGGTGGCATCCAGAATGCGGGCAACTTCTCGTACGCCGTGTTGGATTGCGTCGAGAAGGAGATCGGAATCCACCAGGAGCTATTAAGGGGATCCTCCTGAGGTTCAGCATAGTAGCGCGACTGTGTGAAGAAGAACTCGTCTCCATCACGACGGACGGACACAATCGGGACGCCGGCCTGATTGGACCAGGAACCGAAAATTTCATGCATGGAGAAAGTCACTGGCAGCACCGCATCTTCTTTAGCGGCTTGATCGAGACTATCGAAAAGATTAGACTCTTCAACAACGCCACGGGCCTTACtgttaataaattgaaaaaaatggatGAGCTAAAGTGTGAACTACGCGTGAAGGTTATATTTTCACTTACTTTTGCTGCACATAGTAGCGTAATCCCTTCTGGAACGTACCCTCTCCGAGGGCGTAGCTCATCATGCGCAGAACGCTGGCCGATTTATCGTAGGCAATTCGGTCGAAAAGACGCGAAATTCCAGCCCGTGTGTCAATGTAGTACGTCATCGGACGAATGGTCGGCGTTCCATCGGAAGAGAAGGCATTCTGCATGGGGCCCGTAATAAACCGCTCGCGTAGTCCGTGCTCCGGGTGGCTCTACAAAAATAAGCCGCAAGAACGTAGAGAACTaggtcaaataaaaaatgaatgaaaatgctaTGGCATGTGACTTACAATAGATCCAACGTAGTACTGATAGAGCCGCGCAAACCCTTCGTTCAGCCAAAGATAGCTCCACCATTTCGGTGCCAGCAGGTTACCGAAGAACTGGTGCGTAAACTCATGACCTACAATCGTTACCACTCCGATCTGCTGTGATTGGGTTTGCGTTTCCGGGTTGAAGAATATGGACGACTCCCGGTAGGTAACGAGGCCCCAGTTCTCCATGGCGCCAGCCGCGTAGTCACCGTCCTTGATGGCAACATTGTCGATTTTCGACATGGTGTACTGTTCGCCAAAGTATTCCTCCATGGCGCGCATGAACTTAACGGAGGCCTCAACCGAGTAGGTGAGCACATTCGCCGACGTTGGCTTGGCCCAGGTTGCGACAGCAAGCTGGGGCTGCTTTAACACTTCGCGCTCGGAAATAAAGTCGGACACCAACCAGGCCACCAGATAGGTTTGCATGCGGGGGGTCGTAGCGAAAGTGGAAAGCTTTTTGCCCCCGGAGAGCAGTCTAATGCCAAGCATTGGGGCATTCGAGCGTGCATGATAGGAGTTTCCGCAGGTGATACTGATGTCGTAGGTCGTTTTTATTCCGGGCTCATCGTAGCACGGGAACGAAGTTCTGGCATCGACCGACTCGAACTGAGTCAAACCATGATACCTGCGGCAGATGGGCATGTTAACAATTTGTGTACTGTTTTCCCCAACGTTAGTTCTAGAATAGAAAAGCGACTTATCCTTACCGAGTGACACCTTGTTCGTCTACATAGGACGATCGGTAGAAGCCTGCCTGATCGTTGCGGTCGATACTGTTGGTAAAATCGATGTCCAGGGTATGGGTTCCACTGCTAGGGTACAACACTGTGCCCAAGTTGATCACCAAGAACTCTTTCTCCTCGTCAAACTCGTACCCCTTGACTGGGACTTCCAACTGAGCACTGTTTCGCACATGCAAACTGGTGATCACATTGCGCAAACTGTGCAGCACAATCTGATCGGTCGTCTCGAGCACATTGATGCGGATCTGCACCTTACCGGTGTACTCGAAAATGCCTTGGTCAATGTCCGTATCCAAGTGCAGCGTGTAGTGTGTTGGCACGGTACTGTTTGGCAGACGGAACGAATCGAAAGCACGAGCAGATGGGGCGGCACGTCCCTGCACGGCATTCGGCACGGCGGCAAACAgcgccaacagcagcagcagcgccggTGCGCCACGGCTACCTTTGCTTGTAGAAAGTTTCATCCTTTCACTCAACACAACCCTAGCGGTTGTAAGGAGGTGAGTACACTAAACGACTATATCACGGGTTCGAGCTCTACCCTCGCAGGAGGGAGTATTTATATAGTCCGGCCACTTCGGGTGTATGACAATAGGCGTTTGCGTATCTTATCAGCAAGGGGAAACAGATGTGGGCTTACAGATGATACTGGGTTTTGGGACAAACCGCTACCTGAAAACTGTATCGACAGTTGGAATTCGAAACATGCTACCTGAGAGAGGGACcattacattacatttttatgacCGGTGCCAGAGGGAAAGGCACACATCTATCAAAGCCACCCCAAAGTGTGGCACTTAAGTAGCTAATCCACAATGACAATGGAGTATAGTATTTCTTGTTATCATTGGGATTGTACGTTATGGcgcttattatttttctttttttgaatGCTCATTCAGTATTTTCAGTTATCGATTCCGGATTACTATCAGTTgtgatcaaataaaattttgatAAGCCAGATGCAGTAGTAAACAGCTACTACTAACAAGAAAATGGTCATTTAAAAGTTAAAACTCAAtacttttcactttgtttctaatcaaaattaaattgatttatacATTGATTTCGACACAGGATTTTACAGTCCCGTTCATTGAAGAGGATCATgtttacaattttcaaaacacttgAACATTTCCACAACACTTGAACTTTAGAAACTGGATATTTCACACTAGGGAGTAACTTGCGCAGGAATGAAATCTTATCTGAAAAGCTTTATAATCTAGTGCTACTAGCAGAACCACAGaagtttgaattatttttatcatgcTATAAATGCGTTCAcatgattgaaaaaaagaaatcacaaTGGCATTTCGACACACGGGTGCACTAGATAGTAATATGACGTATTGCTATCTACTTTACCCGTTAGCATAATGGCAAAGTGTGCTACATTCTTAtctattaggatgctgcattcATATATAAACTTGTGAAATAGCCGACTGTTAAAGCATTATGGAGTTTCATGGAGGATATGCCAACCTTCTATCGGGGAACctgaaacatttttgaatCTACTTGCTCAGAAAGGTTTTATATCGTTTTTCGTGagaaatttcattcatttggcATATTAATTACATTTGAACTGTATAGTTTTAGCGGTTTTGGGCCTTGTAGTAATATGTTGCACTAAATGTTCTATTTATTTGTTGTGATTGGCTTTGAATGTGTGAGTTCTGAAAATAACGAAAATCTATTATATGCAGTAATTTTTAAccttttatttgaatataGAATATTGATAAATAGAAATGATATAAATATGCATAAACAAGTGTGAGAGAAACCTGTAGCGACAGTAAAAAAGGCTGGAACATGCGTACGTTGTATTCAATACGTGCATGATGCGCCGATTCTTGCACCAGAAGCAAAAAAGCACTGACCAGAGCACGTTCTTATATGTGATTGAATTGGTTTCAATACATAAAAAACTTCTTGTTTGAATCTTCTTATTCACTGGGCCAAGATTTGACTTAATGCAGCGGTTAAGGGTTTCACGTTCCTGTCAATCCATTTGCGGTTGGCTTGCAGCTTGTAATCGATCGCCGAGACAACGGATGGGGCTGTGTTTGATACAGCAGAGCGGAATAGATCAATTTCAGACGGGTCCGTTACGTAATGGGATAGCTCCAGTAGGAATTGGGCGATCGTAGCAGGTTTGAAGTCACTGGTAGGATGAAAATAAACGTGTTATGAAATTTTGTAATAACATTTGAATACATATCATACCTCTGCCGCTGAGAGATTTCCGCGTGGAGTGTGTGTATGACACTGCTAGGAGTAACTTTCATTCCCACGATCAAATGATACAAACTTTTGCTACGCACAGATTCTTCAAGTTCAAAAAGGTATTGGACACCCTGAACATTATGTCCCGTGCAGTCTACAACTTCCTCGATGTATGTTCTCGCCGAAAGATCATTTGACTGGCTTTCCATACCACGAGACATTTTTTCTGCAATCTCGTTTCGTTCGTCGGCTCTGGCCAAGCGGAGTCCACTGCACACCAAGGCACGATCGTTGGCGTTGTAAAAGTTTTCGGCGCTCTTGCAGGATTCGCTAGCACTGCAAGCCAGCTCGATCGCAATCGATCTGAGCTCTTCATCGTTGGCCGACTCGTGTGATCGTTTGGCAAAGCTGTACTTTTCGAGCAGTGGTGCAGCCAGTTGTTCGGTGAAAGTCTGCAGCATCTCCGAAGCCTTTGCATCGCCGCGCAGCATTGTCTTAAGATACCGCAGGTTCTCGTACGCCACCACCCATGGGACGTAGTCGGTTTCGTCGCGGAGATAGCTCATCAGCTTCAGGGCCGCACTATAGTCTCCTCCATCACGATATGCGATGTTCAACGTGTCGTCGATCAGGCGAGCACGAGCTGCCGGTTGTAT encodes:
- the LOC131294327 gene encoding aminopeptidase N-like, which codes for MKLSTSKGSRGAPALLLLLALFAAVPNAVQGRAAPSARAFDSFRLPNSTVPTHYTLHLDTDIDQGIFEYTGKVQIRINVLETTDQIVLHSLRNVITSLHVRNSAQLEVPVKGYEFDEEKEFLVINLGTVLYPSSGTHTLDIDFTNSIDRNDQAGFYRSSYVDEQGVTRYHGLTQFESVDARTSFPCYDEPGIKTTYDISITCGNSYHARSNAPMLGIRLLSGGKKLSTFATTPRMQTYLVAWLVSDFISEREVLKQPQLAVATWAKPTSANVLTYSVEASVKFMRAMEEYFGEQYTMSKIDNVAIKDGDYAAGAMENWGLVTYRESSIFFNPETQTQSQQIGVVTIVGHEFTHQFFGNLLAPKWWSYLWLNEGFARLYQYYVGSISHPEHGLRERFITGPMQNAFSSDGTPTIRPMTYYIDTRAGISRLFDRIAYDKSASVLRMMSYALGEGTFQKGLRYYVQQNKARGVVEESNLFDSLDQAAKEDAVLPVTFSMHEIFGSWSNQAGVPIVSVRRDGDEFFFTQSRYYAEPQEDPLNSSWWIPISFSTQSNTAYEKLPAFWMPPHISEVSYSIPLAEGETVTFNPHSTGYYRISYEEPLLDELIQRLTTDHGSIQPAARARLIDDTLNIAYRDGGDYSAALKLMSYLRDETDYVPWMVAYENLRYLKTMLRGNAKASEMLETFAEQLAAPLLEKYSFAKRSHESANDEELRSIAIELACSASESCKSAAMASVNVKARSVENFYNANDRALVCSGLRLARADERKEFAEQMSYEMESQADDPFARKYIRETVDCTGKNVQGVRYLFDLDEAERTNALYRLIVGSKVAPGDLIQSLTSDLSRRQSSNLNPTTISKFLLEVSHYVTDPSDISLLSSAVSQFAPSAASEIDYQLMANQRWIERNVQPLTDALSQIVAV